One window from the genome of Saccharicrinis carchari encodes:
- the dnaK gene encoding molecular chaperone DnaK — translation MGKIIGIDLGTTNSCVSVMEGSEPVVIPNSEGKRTTPSIVGFIDGGERKVGDPAKRQAITNPSKTIYSIKRFIGSNFDEIPKEVSRVPYEVVKGDNNTPRVQIDDKKYSSQEISAMILQKMKKTAEDYLGQDVTEAVITVPAYFNDSQRQATKEAGEIAGLTVKRIINEPTAASLAYGLDKMHKDMKIAVFDLGGGTFDISILELGDGVFEVKSTNGDTHLGGDDFDDVIIDWLAEGFLKDEGIDLRKDPMAHQRLKDAAEKAKIELSSSSSTEINLPYIMPVDGIPKHLVRTLSRAQFEQLADKLIQATLEPCKASLKDAGLSPSDIDEVILVGGSTRIPAIQEIVTKFFGKEPSKGVNPDEVVAVGAAIQGGVLTGEVKDVLLLDVTPLSLGIETMGGVMTKLIESNTTIPTKKAETFTTAADNQPSVEIHILQGERPMANQNKTIGRFHLDGISPAQRGVPQIEVTFDIDANGILHVSAKDKATGKEQSIRIEASSGLSEEEIKRMKDEATANAEADKQAKEKIDKLNGADSLIFQTEKQLKEFGDKLPADKKGPIEAALEKLKTAHKAEDLPGIDAATTELNTVFQAASQEMYNASQAQDGQQAGSAQPGAEAQGSDDKGGDDEVTDVDFEEVK, via the coding sequence ATGGGAAAAATAATTGGAATCGACTTAGGTACAACCAACTCATGTGTTTCTGTTATGGAAGGTAGTGAGCCCGTTGTAATCCCAAATAGCGAAGGAAAAAGAACAACACCATCTATTGTTGGATTTATTGATGGAGGAGAAAGAAAAGTAGGTGACCCTGCAAAACGACAGGCCATAACAAACCCTTCAAAAACGATATACTCTATTAAGCGTTTTATCGGAAGCAATTTCGATGAGATTCCGAAAGAGGTGTCGCGTGTACCTTATGAGGTTGTTAAAGGCGACAACAATACGCCACGTGTGCAAATTGACGACAAGAAATATTCCTCACAGGAAATTTCTGCCATGATTCTGCAGAAAATGAAGAAGACGGCGGAGGATTATCTGGGGCAGGATGTTACCGAGGCTGTTATCACCGTTCCTGCCTACTTTAACGACTCACAGCGTCAAGCGACTAAAGAAGCCGGGGAAATTGCAGGTTTAACGGTTAAGCGTATCATTAATGAGCCTACAGCTGCTTCATTGGCCTATGGTCTGGACAAGATGCACAAGGACATGAAGATAGCGGTTTTTGACCTTGGTGGAGGTACGTTCGATATTTCTATCCTTGAGCTTGGCGATGGAGTGTTTGAGGTGAAATCGACCAATGGCGACACCCACCTTGGTGGTGATGACTTCGACGATGTGATTATCGACTGGTTAGCCGAAGGTTTCCTGAAAGATGAAGGTATCGACTTACGCAAGGATCCGATGGCGCACCAACGTTTAAAAGATGCAGCCGAAAAAGCCAAGATAGAGCTTTCGAGCAGCAGCTCAACTGAGATAAACCTTCCATATATTATGCCTGTTGACGGTATACCAAAGCACTTGGTGCGTACATTGAGTCGTGCCCAGTTTGAGCAATTGGCCGACAAATTGATTCAGGCTACACTGGAGCCTTGTAAAGCTTCGTTGAAAGATGCAGGCTTATCACCATCGGATATTGATGAGGTTATTTTAGTGGGTGGTTCTACACGTATTCCTGCAATCCAGGAAATAGTAACCAAATTTTTTGGTAAAGAGCCTTCAAAAGGAGTTAACCCCGATGAGGTTGTAGCTGTGGGTGCCGCTATACAAGGTGGTGTTTTAACAGGCGAAGTTAAAGATGTGTTGCTGCTGGATGTTACCCCGCTTTCGTTGGGTATTGAAACAATGGGCGGTGTGATGACCAAATTAATTGAGTCTAACACTACCATTCCAACCAAAAAAGCAGAAACATTTACCACGGCAGCCGATAATCAGCCATCTGTAGAAATACATATATTGCAGGGTGAGCGCCCAATGGCCAATCAAAACAAAACCATCGGACGCTTCCATTTAGATGGTATTTCTCCTGCACAGCGTGGTGTGCCACAAATTGAAGTGACTTTTGATATCGACGCAAATGGTATTTTGCATGTGTCGGCCAAAGACAAAGCAACCGGTAAAGAACAGAGCATCCGTATTGAAGCTTCTTCAGGTTTGAGCGAAGAGGAAATTAAGCGTATGAAAGATGAAGCAACGGCCAACGCCGAAGCCGATAAGCAAGCCAAAGAGAAGATTGATAAGCTTAACGGAGCCGATAGCCTGATATTCCAAACAGAAAAGCAGTTGAAAGAGTTTGGCGATAAATTACCCGCCGACAAAAAGGGCCCTATTGAAGCAGCCCTGGAAAAATTGAAAACTGCACACAAAGCAGAGGATTTGCCAGGTATAGATGCGGCTACCACCGAATTGAACACCGTTTTTCAGGCGGCCTCGCAAGAAATGTACAATGCCAGTCAGGCACAGGATGGTCAGCAAGCCGGTAGTGCACAGCCAGGAGCAGAAGCACAAGGCAGCGACGACAAAGGCGGTGATGACGAAGTAACTGACGTAGATTTTGAAGAAGTGAAGTAA
- a CDS encoding LysR substrate-binding domain-containing protein, which produces MDHKDKVFLAVAENLSFSKAAEELFISQPAVSKHIKELESNLNSTLFERKGNRIYLTQAGKVNYEYLKKIELQYAELEFELGRLNNTYKGILKIGASSTISQYVIPEVLALFYKRYPNIDLHLYSSNSFYIKQMLLEGEIDIALVENASSLAALKYIDFLDDELVVVTGSNSVYAKRKQIVLSDFKEMPIVLREKGSGTSEVINRALKANNLRIDDLNVIIHLGSTEAIKNFLSDFDGIALVSEKAISKELQLKTIVKIKVKNLVLSRKFRIALRQGNVANNALTFINLLSSHNF; this is translated from the coding sequence ATGGATCATAAAGACAAAGTGTTTTTGGCCGTAGCCGAAAATTTAAGTTTTTCGAAGGCTGCCGAAGAGTTGTTTATCAGCCAACCGGCGGTAAGTAAGCATATTAAAGAGCTCGAGAGTAATTTAAACAGTACCCTATTCGAACGAAAGGGCAACAGAATATATCTTACCCAGGCAGGCAAGGTGAATTACGAGTATCTGAAAAAAATTGAATTGCAATATGCCGAACTCGAATTTGAATTGGGCAGGCTCAACAACACCTACAAAGGTATCCTGAAAATAGGTGCCAGCTCAACCATATCGCAATATGTAATTCCGGAAGTGCTGGCTTTATTTTATAAACGCTATCCCAATATCGATCTGCATCTTTATAGCTCCAACTCTTTTTACATAAAACAAATGCTTCTTGAGGGTGAAATTGACATAGCATTGGTGGAGAATGCCTCATCGCTAGCTGCTTTAAAGTACATCGACTTTTTAGATGATGAGTTAGTAGTGGTGACAGGCAGCAACAGCGTTTATGCTAAGCGTAAACAGATAGTACTGTCCGATTTTAAAGAAATGCCTATTGTGTTACGCGAAAAAGGTTCCGGCACATCGGAGGTAATTAACCGTGCCTTAAAGGCTAATAACCTACGAATAGATGATTTAAATGTGATTATACATTTGGGGAGTACCGAGGCCATTAAAAATTTTCTGTCTGATTTTGACGGAATAGCGTTGGTTTCTGAAAAAGCAATAAGTAAGGAACTGCAACTCAAAACTATTGTAAAAATTAAGGTCAAAAACCTTGTACTATCACGTAAATTCCGGATTGCATTGCGCCAGGGCAATGTGGCTAACAATGCACTTACGTTTATTAATTTACTCTCATCACATAACTTTTAG
- a CDS encoding dodecin family protein produces MAESVYKVIELVGTSTESWEKAAAAAISRASESLRDLRVAEVSKLDLVINDGKVEAYRARLSVSFKYESGE; encoded by the coding sequence ATGGCAGAAAGTGTTTATAAAGTAATTGAATTGGTAGGTACAAGTACCGAATCATGGGAAAAAGCAGCAGCTGCTGCTATAAGCAGAGCATCCGAATCCTTGCGCGACCTTAGGGTAGCAGAGGTGTCTAAACTCGATTTAGTAATCAATGATGGTAAGGTTGAGGCTTACCGAGCCCGCCTGTCGGTTTCGTTTAAATATGAATCAGGTGAATAA
- a CDS encoding M4 family metallopeptidase — protein sequence MRGLITILTLALSVTGINAQLFTGRQSNDIVDGTQKVRVNKNTGLVEYFELSPSSLKTTDAMDGGVLKQKIGLPNAYHLKIEKKQIDSRGNKHEKFQLYFNNIPVEGMGYSVHFKNGKVVSASGKAIKTTVAVSVPSISKVQAIKKAISLFKAREFIWDSTPALYPQAQLLYVPGDSLLTLCYKIDVYALQPMQREYVYINALSGEVVKRVSRIHHADYTGTALTQYSGTVEITTSLHQQGYVLNEHSRGQGIFTYSLNHNQYYTDASEIVDNDNYWDNPTDQVAYDAHYGAQKTYDYFFYKFGRNSIDDNGFALKSYVHYGNNYGNAFWDGDRMTYGDGDGIIMGAFTSLDIVGHEITHGLISHTADLEYLNEPGALNESFADIFGLAIDFYANPGTANYLVGEQIYLDGTSYMRSMADPKSKFQPDTYQGDYWVVGMSDHGGVHSNSMVQNYWFYLLCEGGHGVNDKGNSYMVEAIGIEAAEAIAYRNLTVYLSRYSNFEDARFYAIQSAIDLYGACSNEVIQVTNAWYAVGVGAPFENAVTAAFTAEQTNFCGVPSTIALQSISTHAQSYTWYLNGVEFSTEPNPVLNIAFPGEYDVKLEVTGTSACNTGDVIEVENYISVSQQSVPVPAVHIPASLKNSSGGIYSISINQIDHRSQGANEGYADFTCGNQTELTEGIKYKLAIRTGTEFKEAVGVWLDINNDGLFAGPNENIFTSTATTYHNAEIKIPAGKVFDVPLRLRVGSDRFDYATTLDAQNSSHYGQYEDYTVILRRNTNAPVANFTMSDTLVFVNGSVSFEDVSDNISTNRSWYFEGGQPEYTSEPNPTVTYLADGVYNVELTVANEFGSTTKSQKIRVATNFKLGIHTQSTFPSGYIYDSGGANGNYLHNAQDKFLIEPSCAKEVLLTIEAFETEGCCDGLKIYDGKDETAPLLASIKGVADVPMLIKATSGSMFLVFSSDATVSAKGFKARWSTVGFDSGTQVKADFYVEDENLPVNFDLHFVDNSKPKASVWEWDFGNGDTSNEPNPVYKYTHSGSYEVQLAVDNCVSKDTLKKQLSISAPPQLLVGNDTVRINILSGQKVDSFIRVDNINHGLLAYTGELKAIYQKGKPQSPIRYYDATGAYNGLSVGLARNVFYYIDLKNNLTTQGALCKHITKANLSESLNSLDVLIVDDSADFLVSGKNELREWICKGGFLIIQGDGIIAQYNDVLQGTGISYEAQAAKGGEANLLAHQITESLNGYLIGNYAECTLKVSAPAVRLINDGVGNCYSALTELDNGKILAMSDESFQYFNAAGHQQLMYNALMHCIAELGTSVCDVERGYSFMTGIQTDSLSFKINARRLIQGEYVADILINNNDIASGPVVVPVLLKVTGIENIVTDADQLNYVDVPIHTEQTLTLNIKNSGTRNLSLTEISSTSDAFNAVFTPMVLVPGQVYSVDVNFAPTLNQNYLANLKVHSSDPDSPITTIVLQGSTVDVSTDVEKAMANNALQVYPNPVQSVLHIQTNKRIDTLQLIGTDGRVVIVPYDLNFDKARIHMSVLPHGVYLVKIRTADKEWISRVIKR from the coding sequence TTGAGGGGGCTGATAACTATACTAACGCTGGCGTTGTCTGTTACAGGCATCAATGCACAATTGTTTACCGGAAGGCAAAGCAATGATATTGTAGATGGTACGCAAAAAGTAAGGGTGAATAAAAATACAGGTCTGGTAGAATACTTCGAGCTTTCACCCTCCTCCCTTAAAACAACGGATGCAATGGATGGCGGCGTTTTAAAACAAAAAATTGGTTTGCCAAACGCGTATCATCTTAAAATTGAAAAAAAGCAGATCGATTCCCGCGGAAACAAACATGAAAAATTCCAGCTATATTTTAATAACATCCCTGTTGAGGGAATGGGTTATTCCGTCCACTTTAAAAACGGAAAGGTAGTAAGTGCAAGTGGTAAGGCGATTAAAACCACTGTCGCCGTCTCCGTTCCCTCTATCTCTAAGGTACAGGCGATTAAAAAAGCTATTTCCCTTTTTAAGGCCAGGGAGTTTATATGGGATAGTACGCCCGCTTTGTACCCCCAAGCCCAATTGCTCTATGTGCCAGGCGACAGCCTGTTAACCTTATGCTATAAAATTGATGTTTATGCTTTACAGCCCATGCAACGCGAGTACGTATATATCAATGCGCTTTCGGGGGAGGTGGTAAAGCGGGTTTCCAGGATTCATCATGCCGATTACACAGGTACAGCGCTCACACAATACAGCGGAACGGTTGAAATAACCACCAGTTTACATCAGCAAGGCTATGTTTTAAACGAACATTCGCGGGGGCAGGGAATATTTACCTACAGTTTAAACCATAATCAATATTATACGGATGCGTCAGAAATAGTGGATAATGATAATTATTGGGACAACCCCACGGATCAGGTGGCTTATGATGCTCATTATGGTGCCCAAAAAACCTACGATTATTTTTTCTATAAGTTTGGGCGCAACTCAATCGACGACAATGGTTTTGCCCTAAAATCGTATGTGCATTACGGTAATAATTACGGCAATGCCTTTTGGGACGGCGATAGGATGACCTATGGTGATGGCGATGGGATTATAATGGGTGCGTTTACCAGCCTGGATATTGTGGGGCATGAGATTACCCACGGGCTTATATCACATACCGCCGACCTGGAGTATTTAAACGAGCCTGGTGCGCTTAACGAATCCTTCGCAGATATTTTTGGCCTGGCCATTGATTTTTATGCCAACCCCGGCACAGCCAACTATTTGGTGGGGGAACAAATATATTTGGATGGCACTTCTTACATGAGGAGCATGGCTGATCCTAAAAGCAAATTTCAGCCCGACACCTATCAAGGCGATTATTGGGTGGTGGGAATGTCCGACCATGGCGGGGTGCATAGTAATTCAATGGTTCAGAATTATTGGTTTTATTTGTTATGCGAGGGCGGACACGGTGTCAACGACAAAGGCAATAGTTATATGGTGGAGGCCATAGGCATTGAGGCCGCTGAGGCCATTGCTTATCGCAATTTAACCGTTTACCTGAGTCGTTATAGTAATTTTGAAGATGCGCGTTTTTATGCTATCCAATCGGCCATTGATTTATATGGTGCGTGCTCTAATGAGGTTATTCAGGTAACAAACGCATGGTATGCTGTGGGGGTAGGAGCACCATTCGAGAATGCGGTAACGGCGGCCTTTACAGCGGAACAAACCAATTTTTGTGGAGTGCCTTCAACTATAGCGCTGCAAAGTATCAGTACCCATGCCCAAAGCTATACCTGGTATTTAAATGGTGTTGAATTTAGCACCGAACCAAACCCAGTACTAAACATTGCCTTTCCGGGGGAGTATGACGTTAAACTTGAGGTTACCGGCACGTCGGCATGTAACACTGGCGATGTTATCGAGGTTGAGAACTATATTTCTGTTTCACAGCAAAGTGTTCCTGTGCCTGCGGTTCATATACCGGCGAGCCTGAAGAATAGCAGCGGAGGAATTTACAGTATTAGTATAAACCAAATAGACCATCGTTCGCAGGGTGCTAACGAAGGTTATGCCGATTTTACCTGCGGCAACCAAACGGAATTAACCGAAGGAATAAAATATAAATTGGCTATACGCACCGGTACCGAATTTAAAGAGGCGGTTGGTGTTTGGTTGGATATAAATAACGATGGTTTATTCGCCGGCCCTAACGAAAATATTTTTACTTCCACAGCAACCACGTATCACAACGCAGAAATAAAAATACCGGCAGGGAAAGTCTTCGACGTACCGTTGCGTTTACGGGTAGGCAGCGACAGATTTGATTATGCAACTACCTTGGATGCACAAAATAGTTCGCACTATGGGCAATATGAAGATTACACCGTGATTTTGCGGCGTAACACCAATGCGCCGGTAGCCAATTTTACCATGAGTGATACTCTTGTTTTTGTTAACGGAAGCGTATCTTTTGAGGATGTAAGCGATAATATATCTACAAACAGGAGCTGGTATTTTGAAGGAGGTCAACCCGAATATACATCCGAGCCTAACCCAACGGTAACTTATTTAGCCGATGGTGTTTATAATGTTGAGCTTACGGTTGCAAATGAATTTGGTTCAACAACGAAGAGCCAAAAAATACGTGTGGCCACAAATTTTAAATTAGGGATTCATACTCAATCCACATTTCCATCGGGGTATATCTACGATTCGGGAGGTGCCAACGGAAATTATCTGCACAATGCGCAGGATAAGTTTTTAATTGAACCATCGTGTGCCAAAGAAGTATTATTAACCATTGAAGCCTTTGAAACAGAAGGATGTTGCGACGGATTAAAAATATACGACGGCAAGGACGAAACAGCTCCTTTGCTGGCCTCCATAAAAGGGGTAGCAGATGTTCCTATGCTCATAAAAGCAACTTCGGGCAGTATGTTTTTGGTTTTTAGTTCAGATGCCACAGTTTCGGCCAAAGGCTTTAAAGCAAGATGGAGTACGGTGGGTTTTGATAGCGGAACACAGGTAAAAGCCGATTTTTATGTAGAGGACGAAAACCTACCCGTTAACTTCGACTTGCATTTTGTGGATAACTCAAAGCCTAAGGCTAGCGTTTGGGAATGGGATTTTGGAAATGGGGACACTTCAAATGAGCCTAACCCTGTTTATAAATATACTCATTCCGGTAGCTACGAGGTGCAGCTTGCTGTAGATAATTGTGTTTCAAAAGATACTTTGAAAAAACAGCTTTCCATAAGTGCTCCCCCTCAGTTGTTAGTGGGCAACGATACCGTGCGTATAAACATCCTCAGCGGACAAAAGGTAGATAGTTTTATCAGGGTAGATAATATAAATCATGGTTTGTTGGCCTACACCGGTGAGTTAAAAGCCATCTATCAAAAAGGAAAACCGCAAAGCCCTATTCGGTATTATGATGCTACCGGTGCATATAATGGGCTTAGCGTGGGATTGGCACGAAATGTATTTTATTACATTGATTTAAAAAACAATTTAACAACGCAGGGGGCACTTTGTAAGCATATTACTAAAGCCAATCTGTCTGAGTCGCTTAATTCGTTGGATGTGCTGATAGTGGACGACTCGGCCGATTTTTTAGTTTCAGGAAAAAACGAACTGAGGGAGTGGATATGTAAAGGTGGATTTTTGATTATTCAGGGCGATGGCATTATTGCTCAATATAACGATGTGCTGCAAGGTACCGGAATAAGTTATGAGGCACAGGCCGCCAAAGGGGGCGAGGCTAATTTGTTAGCACATCAAATAACCGAATCCCTTAACGGATATTTAATTGGAAACTACGCTGAGTGTACCTTAAAGGTTAGCGCTCCTGCCGTTAGGCTTATAAATGATGGAGTAGGTAATTGCTATTCGGCATTGACAGAATTAGACAACGGAAAAATATTGGCCATGAGTGATGAGTCGTTCCAATATTTTAATGCTGCGGGTCATCAACAATTAATGTACAATGCTCTGATGCATTGTATAGCCGAATTAGGTACGAGCGTTTGCGATGTGGAAAGAGGCTATTCGTTTATGACAGGCATTCAAACAGACAGTTTAAGCTTTAAGATAAATGCGCGTAGGTTGATTCAAGGGGAGTATGTAGCCGATATTTTAATTAACAACAATGATATTGCTTCAGGCCCTGTAGTGGTTCCTGTTTTGCTTAAAGTTACCGGAATTGAGAATATTGTAACAGATGCCGACCAATTAAATTATGTGGATGTGCCCATCCATACCGAACAAACGCTCACTTTGAATATTAAAAATTCTGGCACACGCAATTTATCGCTCACCGAAATTAGCTCAACATCTGATGCCTTTAATGCGGTGTTTACTCCCATGGTACTTGTACCCGGTCAGGTATATTCGGTAGATGTTAATTTTGCACCAACCCTGAATCAAAATTATTTGGCCAATCTGAAAGTTCATTCGTCCGATCCGGATAGTCCCATTACTACTATAGTATTGCAAGGCTCAACAGTTGATGTGAGTACAGATGTAGAAAAGGCAATGGCCAATAATGCGCTACAGGTTTATCCTAATCCCGTGCAATCAGTGTTACACATTCAAACAAATAAGCGTATTGATACCTTGCAACTGATAGGTACAGACGGCAGGGTGGTTATTGTACCTTATGATTTAAATTTTGATAAAGCCCGGATTCATATGTCAGTACTGCCACATGGTGTGTACTTAGTGAAGATACGCACAGCTGACAAAGAATGGATCAGTAGAGTTATTAAAAGATAA
- a CDS encoding sulfite exporter TauE/SafE family protein, with protein sequence MELFWILLIVSVASLIKGITGFGFALVALPPLLIWYTPVQIIPVLLLCNLLSSVIIVLQKKDQALVKPEYKTLIIWGGLFSLMGAALLKYIPENIMIRAISVVFIVLTLLSIFSFKRTVRISKLTYKISGGLIGFLTGAVSVSGPPLALLLNLTKVSNREFREIFSWFNIVTSVVAIAGYLGMGLLTHETIKTVVLFAPILYMGSFIGKRINSFIPGIIFRNATLAITLVSCIVLLIRTA encoded by the coding sequence ATGGAATTATTTTGGATATTACTTATTGTTTCTGTTGCAAGCCTTATTAAAGGAATTACAGGTTTTGGATTTGCATTGGTAGCCTTGCCACCTCTGCTTATTTGGTATACACCGGTACAAATAATTCCGGTGTTGTTGCTGTGCAACCTTCTGTCATCTGTTATTATTGTGCTGCAAAAAAAAGACCAGGCGCTTGTTAAGCCGGAATACAAAACCTTAATTATTTGGGGTGGACTCTTCTCCTTAATGGGAGCGGCCTTGCTAAAGTACATACCCGAGAATATAATGATACGTGCGATAAGCGTGGTATTTATTGTGCTTACCCTTTTAAGCATATTTAGTTTTAAACGAACCGTTAGGATTTCTAAGCTTACCTACAAGATAAGCGGTGGGCTTATTGGTTTTTTAACCGGTGCCGTATCCGTTAGCGGTCCACCCTTGGCATTGTTATTAAACCTTACAAAGGTAAGCAACAGAGAGTTTCGCGAAATATTTTCGTGGTTTAACATTGTAACTTCTGTAGTTGCCATTGCAGGCTACCTTGGTATGGGCTTACTTACCCATGAAACTATAAAAACGGTGGTGTTGTTTGCACCCATTTTGTACATGGGTTCCTTTATAGGCAAACGAATTAATAGTTTTATCCCCGGCATTATTTTTAGAAATGCCACATTGGCCATTACGTTGGTTTCGTGTATTGTATTGTTGATAAGAACGGCATAG
- a CDS encoding YeiH family protein produces MAFTAKQTQIIYFLVAILCFTPLLSPATALVIGIVFSLLGIKIKSNHGYTSLFLKASIVLMGFGMNLAQVIETSQSAFLETAISVVSVMVLGVFLGKLLKVDSKISLLIASGTAICGGSAIAAVSSVLSTKNYQVSFSLVVIFILNAIALFLFPYLGHIFNLSQDTFGHWAAIAIHDTSSVVGAGAIYGEKALHIATTVKLIRALWIIPLSVVISIAQKDKKNKIQFPYFILLFVLAMVIAHVVPAWESTYEHFNWLGKKGMVVALFLIGTEISLDEAKDAGLRSFILGILLWAIIASGSLIMLFLK; encoded by the coding sequence ATGGCATTTACGGCAAAGCAAACACAAATTATTTACTTTTTGGTTGCAATACTTTGTTTTACACCCTTATTATCACCGGCTACTGCCTTGGTAATTGGTATTGTGTTTTCGTTGTTGGGGATAAAAATAAAGTCAAATCACGGATATACTTCTTTGTTTCTTAAAGCATCCATTGTTTTGATGGGCTTTGGAATGAATTTAGCGCAGGTAATAGAAACTTCGCAATCGGCTTTTTTAGAGACGGCTATTTCGGTAGTGAGCGTTATGGTGTTGGGTGTTTTTTTAGGAAAGTTGTTAAAAGTGGATTCCAAAATAAGTTTGCTGATTGCATCGGGTACTGCCATATGTGGAGGAAGTGCCATAGCTGCTGTATCGAGTGTTTTGAGCACTAAAAATTACCAGGTTTCGTTTTCGTTGGTGGTCATTTTTATTTTAAATGCGATTGCTCTGTTCTTATTTCCATACCTGGGGCATATATTTAATCTTTCGCAAGATACATTTGGCCATTGGGCTGCCATTGCTATTCACGACACAAGTTCGGTAGTAGGAGCCGGAGCCATATACGGCGAAAAGGCACTGCATATTGCCACAACGGTCAAGTTAATTAGGGCATTGTGGATAATTCCCTTGTCTGTTGTGATATCAATTGCGCAAAAGGATAAAAAAAATAAAATCCAGTTTCCTTACTTTATTTTACTTTTTGTTTTAGCCATGGTTATTGCCCATGTTGTTCCGGCTTGGGAAAGCACATATGAGCATTTTAATTGGTTGGGAAAAAAAGGAATGGTAGTGGCATTATTTTTAATTGGTACGGAAATTTCGCTGGATGAAGCAAAAGATGCAGGATTAAGAAGCTTTATCCTCGGTATTTTGCTTTGGGCTATTATCGCTTCGGGCTCCCTTATCATGCTCTTTTTAAAATAA